The Acidobacteriota bacterium genome includes a window with the following:
- a CDS encoding M28 family metallopeptidase has translation MTVTLTGPQDAGRAFQQSVSPERIREFHQFLSAEPHVAGSLRDRLLAEWTRDRFKEFGLDEVRITEHEVLLPYPLEVSVEMTAPRAWRATMREEPIAGDEYTARNDLGIPHHAYSASGDVTAPVVYAGSGNPADYDWLAAQGIDVRGKIAIVRYSVPYSYRGFKALTAQERGLAGILIYSDPADDGAGRGAVYPKGPWGPESHIQRGGTVYDFLVPGDPLTPGWASVPGAKRIQRTEAVSLPKIISAPLSARDAREILRVLDGPQVPAAWQGGLGFTYRAGSGPATVRLRVRMDEAVRPIWTVTGAIKGGLDPDSLVIVGNHRDAWIFGGVDPSSGSAALMELARTLGALARSGQRPRRTILFASWDAEEFTLTSSTEWGEQHAATLARHAVAYLNVDSAASGPNFAASAVPSLNRVITEAAQQVIDPRRKIPVAAAWREQAARERGVLPTADGSNLINNRLGSGSDYTVFLNHLGIPIADLSFDGPYGVYHSAYDNHNWVSRIGDPGFLHHAALVKIWGLAALKLANADVLPLDVASYADRIAEFVKEAERNAAVTPELKAAVTRLQAAARATMAEVTRARVAGDAEAQARLNRRLMAFERAFIDPAGLPGRPWYRHQLYAPRFTYAAEVLPALTEAAELPQAARDASRVAAALVQITASLARATEILTGAAIR, from the coding sequence GTGACTGTCACACTTACGGGGCCGCAGGACGCCGGGCGGGCGTTCCAGCAGTCGGTCTCGCCCGAACGCATCCGCGAGTTCCACCAGTTCCTCTCCGCAGAGCCTCACGTCGCCGGCTCGCTACGCGATCGGCTGCTCGCCGAATGGACGCGCGATCGCTTCAAGGAATTCGGGTTGGACGAGGTCCGCATCACGGAGCACGAGGTGCTCCTGCCGTACCCGCTGGAGGTGAGCGTCGAAATGACGGCGCCACGCGCCTGGCGGGCAACGATGCGGGAGGAGCCCATCGCGGGCGACGAGTACACAGCCAGGAACGATCTCGGCATCCCCCACCATGCGTACTCCGCGTCAGGCGACGTCACCGCGCCTGTCGTGTACGCCGGCAGCGGCAATCCTGCGGATTACGACTGGCTCGCGGCGCAGGGGATCGACGTTCGCGGCAAGATCGCCATCGTCCGCTACTCCGTTCCCTACAGCTATCGCGGCTTCAAGGCGCTGACGGCGCAGGAACGCGGCCTCGCAGGCATCCTCATCTACTCCGATCCCGCCGATGATGGCGCGGGCAGAGGCGCCGTGTATCCGAAAGGGCCGTGGGGCCCCGAGTCGCACATCCAGCGCGGTGGCACGGTGTACGACTTCCTGGTACCGGGCGATCCGCTCACGCCCGGGTGGGCGTCGGTCCCGGGTGCCAAGCGGATCCAGCGAACGGAAGCGGTGTCGCTGCCCAAGATCATCAGCGCGCCGCTTTCCGCGCGAGACGCACGCGAGATTCTCCGCGTCCTCGACGGGCCGCAGGTGCCAGCCGCGTGGCAAGGGGGCCTCGGCTTCACGTACCGCGCCGGCAGCGGGCCGGCGACCGTGCGGCTTCGCGTCAGGATGGACGAGGCGGTGCGGCCGATATGGACGGTGACCGGTGCGATCAAGGGAGGCCTCGATCCAGACTCGCTGGTGATCGTCGGCAATCATCGCGACGCGTGGATCTTCGGAGGTGTTGACCCGTCGAGCGGATCCGCCGCGCTGATGGAACTGGCGCGGACGCTGGGTGCGCTCGCGCGCAGCGGGCAGCGGCCGCGGCGCACGATCCTCTTCGCCAGCTGGGATGCCGAAGAGTTCACGCTGACCTCGTCTACCGAGTGGGGCGAGCAGCACGCCGCGACGCTGGCACGACATGCGGTCGCCTACCTGAACGTCGACAGCGCGGCGTCAGGCCCGAATTTCGCCGCCTCGGCGGTGCCCTCGTTGAACCGGGTCATCACCGAGGCCGCGCAGCAGGTCATCGACCCGCGGCGCAAGATCCCGGTGGCCGCCGCCTGGCGCGAGCAGGCGGCGCGCGAGCGCGGCGTGCTTCCGACGGCAGACGGCTCGAACTTGATCAACAACCGGCTGGGCAGCGGGTCGGACTACACCGTCTTCCTGAATCACCTCGGCATCCCTATCGCCGACCTCTCGTTCGACGGACCGTACGGCGTGTATCACTCCGCGTATGACAACCACAATTGGGTGTCGCGCATCGGTGATCCTGGTTTCCTCCACCATGCGGCGCTCGTGAAGATCTGGGGGCTCGCCGCGTTGAAGCTGGCGAATGCTGACGTGCTGCCGCTCGACGTCGCGAGCTACGCCGATCGGATCGCGGAGTTCGTCAAGGAGGCGGAGCGAAACGCGGCCGTCACGCCGGAGCTAAAGGCGGCCGTCACGCGCCTGCAGGCCGCCGCGCGCGCGACGATGGCCGAGGTGACGCGGGCGCGGGTGGCGGGCGACGCGGAGGCGCAGGCCCGGCTGAACCGCCGGCTCATGGCGTTCGAACGGGCGTTCATCGATCCCGCCGGCCTTCCCGGGCGCCCCTGGTACCGGCATCAACTCTACGCGCCCAGGTTCACCTATGCCGCGGAGGTCCTGCCGGCGCTGACCGAAGCGGCCGAGCTGCCCCAGGCCGCGCGCGACGCGTCACGCGTGGCCGCCGCGCTGGTACAGATCACGGCTTCCCTCGCACGTGCCACAGAGATCCTGACCGGCGCCGCGATAAGATAG
- a CDS encoding NAD(P)/FAD-dependent oxidoreductase → MTKRIVIIGAGHNGLVTAFYLAKAGLRPLVLERRAVVGGAATTEEIAGGVPGPGLAHTLGPLRRSIVRDMKLAERGVRFIDPDPATVALAPDGRRVSFYRDPARTRTSIEPLSARDGERYPAFAATLDRIGGVLRGLLEMAPPDVDEPGTRDLWKLVSAGRRFRALPKQDAFRLLRWMPMAVADLVAEFFEHDLVQAAIAARALQGTNLGPWSAATGALLLLHAASDPLPAGSSVTAEGGPGAVTQAMAKAAAEAGAEIRVGAPVARIEADRNGVAAVRLESGEVISASAIISNADPKQTFLRLVDPTVLDPGFVARIGNYRSRGTTAKMNLVLNAPPVFTALGGEASLLAARLHIGPGIDYIERAFDASKYGRWSERPWLDVRVPTAGDPALASHGMHVVSVVAHFAPYALREGDWTVSAEPFGAAVLRTLDEYAPGLSSTVVARQLFTPSDLEERWALTGGHIHHGEPGLDQLFFMRPVMGWARYRTPVRGLYLCGAGTHPGLGLTGGSGQNAAREILIDLK, encoded by the coding sequence ATGACCAAACGCATCGTCATCATCGGCGCCGGGCACAACGGGCTGGTCACCGCCTTCTATCTGGCGAAAGCGGGTCTGCGTCCCCTGGTGCTTGAGCGGAGGGCCGTCGTCGGAGGCGCGGCCACCACGGAGGAAATCGCCGGCGGGGTGCCGGGACCAGGATTGGCGCACACGCTCGGCCCGCTGCGGCGATCGATCGTGCGGGATATGAAGCTGGCCGAGCGCGGCGTGCGCTTCATCGACCCGGATCCCGCGACGGTGGCGCTCGCGCCCGACGGGCGGCGCGTGTCGTTCTATCGGGATCCCGCCAGAACACGGACATCGATCGAACCGCTGTCGGCGCGCGATGGGGAACGGTATCCGGCATTTGCGGCGACGCTCGACCGGATTGGAGGTGTGCTGCGCGGGTTGCTCGAGATGGCGCCTCCCGATGTGGACGAACCCGGCACGCGCGATTTGTGGAAGCTCGTCTCGGCGGGGCGCCGATTCAGGGCGCTGCCAAAGCAGGACGCCTTCCGGCTCTTGCGCTGGATGCCGATGGCGGTGGCGGACCTCGTAGCCGAGTTCTTCGAGCACGATCTCGTGCAGGCCGCGATCGCCGCACGGGCGCTCCAGGGAACGAACCTCGGCCCGTGGTCCGCGGCAACCGGCGCGCTGCTGCTCCTGCACGCCGCCTCCGATCCGCTGCCGGCCGGGTCGAGCGTGACCGCGGAGGGCGGACCCGGCGCGGTGACGCAGGCGATGGCGAAGGCCGCGGCCGAGGCGGGCGCGGAAATCCGGGTGGGCGCCCCTGTGGCGCGCATCGAGGCGGACCGCAACGGCGTCGCGGCCGTGCGCCTCGAGTCCGGCGAGGTCATCTCCGCGAGCGCCATCATCTCCAACGCCGATCCGAAGCAGACGTTCCTGCGGCTGGTCGATCCCACCGTGCTCGATCCCGGGTTCGTCGCGCGCATTGGCAATTACCGCTCGCGCGGCACGACCGCGAAGATGAACCTCGTGCTGAATGCTCCGCCCGTGTTCACCGCGCTCGGCGGCGAGGCGTCGCTGCTGGCGGCGCGGCTGCACATCGGTCCGGGAATCGATTACATCGAGCGCGCGTTCGATGCGTCGAAGTACGGGCGATGGTCGGAGCGGCCGTGGCTGGACGTCCGCGTGCCGACCGCCGGGGACCCGGCGCTCGCCAGCCATGGCATGCACGTCGTCTCGGTGGTGGCGCACTTCGCGCCGTACGCGCTGCGCGAGGGAGACTGGACGGTTTCGGCGGAGCCGTTCGGCGCCGCCGTGCTGCGTACGCTGGACGAATATGCGCCGGGTCTCTCGTCCACCGTCGTCGCGCGGCAGCTGTTCACGCCGAGCGATCTCGAGGAGCGCTGGGCCCTGACGGGCGGGCACATCCACCACGGGGAGCCTGGACTTGATCAACTATTCTTCATGCGCCCCGTCATGGGCTGGGCGCGCTACCGCACGCCCGTGAGGGGCCTGTACCTGTGCGGCGCCGGCACGCATCCCGGCCTGGGCTTGACCGGCGGCTCCGGCCAGAACGCCGCGCGCGAAATCCTCATAGACCTGAAATAA
- a CDS encoding amino acid permease: protein MLIALSFAEVGSRFTGTGGPYLYARAAFGRFVSFEVGWMLWITRAASWASVINGLMDSLSFYWPALAAGAGRPALMTATVTLITWVNLRGIKLSSRVINALTVGKIVPLVLFAAIGLFFIDASRLIPSGPPAFASVTSATVLLIFAFGGYEVVPVTGGETRDPRRAIPFAMMMTIVFVTLLMTAAQVVALATLPDLARSKTALADSAVTFLGAGGALLITTAAVFAMTGNNFGQSLSGSRNLFALGEHGDIPGVFAWVHPRYRTPATAILVTGAVALALALSGTFTTLAIGSAITRLFVYAVSCAATLALRRPRFAGVVNRPAFVAPGGPLIPAAGALLSVGIVAFATPRQISVGVAALAAGAALYVVTRLAGASARRVDEGYLEEG from the coding sequence ATGCTCATCGCGCTCTCGTTCGCGGAGGTCGGGAGCCGATTCACGGGCACCGGCGGTCCGTACCTGTATGCGCGCGCGGCGTTTGGCCGGTTCGTGTCGTTCGAAGTGGGCTGGATGCTGTGGATCACGCGCGCGGCGAGCTGGGCCTCGGTCATCAACGGTCTGATGGACTCGCTGTCCTTTTACTGGCCGGCGCTCGCGGCCGGGGCGGGACGTCCCGCGCTGATGACCGCGACGGTCACGCTCATCACGTGGGTCAACCTGCGCGGCATCAAGCTCAGCTCGCGGGTCATCAACGCGCTGACCGTCGGCAAGATCGTCCCGCTCGTGCTGTTTGCCGCGATCGGGCTCTTTTTCATCGATGCGTCGCGGTTGATCCCGTCGGGCCCGCCGGCCTTTGCCAGTGTCACGTCTGCGACGGTGCTGCTGATTTTTGCCTTCGGCGGCTACGAGGTGGTGCCGGTCACCGGCGGCGAGACGCGCGATCCGCGGCGCGCGATCCCGTTCGCGATGATGATGACGATCGTCTTCGTGACGCTGCTCATGACGGCCGCGCAGGTGGTCGCGCTCGCGACGCTGCCCGATCTCGCGCGATCGAAGACCGCGCTCGCGGATTCCGCGGTCACGTTCCTCGGCGCCGGCGGCGCGCTGCTCATCACCACCGCCGCGGTGTTCGCGATGACGGGCAACAACTTCGGCCAGTCGCTTTCAGGATCGAGGAACCTGTTCGCGCTCGGCGAGCACGGCGACATCCCCGGGGTGTTCGCCTGGGTGCACCCCCGCTATCGCACGCCGGCGACCGCCATTCTCGTCACCGGTGCGGTGGCGCTCGCCCTCGCTCTGAGCGGGACGTTCACCACGCTGGCGATCGGCAGCGCGATCACGCGGTTGTTCGTCTATGCGGTCAGCTGTGCCGCCACGCTCGCCTTGCGGCGGCCGCGCTTTGCGGGGGTGGTGAATCGGCCGGCGTTCGTCGCGCCGGGAGGGCCGCTCATCCCGGCGGCAGGCGCGTTGCTGTCAGTTGGTATCGTCGCGTTCGCGACGCCCAGGCAGATATCGGTCGGCGTCGCCGCGCTCGCGGCGGGCGCCGCGCTCTATGTCGTCACGCGGCTCGCGGGCGCGAGCGCCAGGCGGGTGGACGAAGGGTATCTCGAGGAGGGATGA
- a CDS encoding aromatic ring-hydroxylating dioxygenase subunit alpha, with the protein MSSDASIQVKPRDVLPRHARTLPAGYYTDQAVLAREMRRFFFQMWICAGRAAEIPEPGDFFVRDAMGESIVIARRDDGRVRAFYNTCRHRGTKYCEEPHGRFTGRIQCPYHLWTYRLDGTLANAPHMSDAPGFRKEDHSLGQVACDTWDGHVFLNFSAEPPPLASQLATLPAKFAPWRMQELRVGARMDLRPGPYSNREDLLYAFDRWIVEALGDEMNVSIIASIARWRSLPE; encoded by the coding sequence ATGAGCTCGGATGCCTCCATCCAGGTGAAGCCGCGCGACGTGCTGCCGCGCCACGCCCGCACGCTGCCCGCCGGGTATTACACCGACCAGGCCGTGCTCGCGCGGGAGATGCGACGCTTCTTTTTCCAGATGTGGATCTGCGCGGGGCGCGCCGCCGAGATCCCCGAACCCGGCGACTTCTTCGTGCGCGACGCGATGGGCGAAAGCATCGTGATCGCCCGCCGCGACGACGGCCGGGTGCGCGCCTTCTACAACACCTGCCGCCATCGCGGCACGAAGTACTGCGAGGAGCCGCACGGCCGCTTCACAGGACGGATCCAGTGCCCGTACCACCTGTGGACCTACCGGCTTGACGGCACGCTCGCCAACGCGCCGCACATGAGCGACGCGCCCGGCTTCAGAAAAGAGGACCACTCCCTCGGCCAGGTCGCGTGCGACACGTGGGACGGCCACGTGTTTCTGAACTTCAGCGCGGAGCCGCCGCCGCTCGCCTCGCAGCTCGCCACGCTCCCGGCGAAGTTCGCCCCCTGGCGGATGCAGGAGCTGCGGGTGGGCGCGCGCATGGACCTGCGCCCGGGACCGTACTCGAACCGGGAGGACCTGCTCTACGCGTTCGACCGGTGGATCGTTGAGGCGTTGGGCGATGAAATGAACGTGTCGATCATCGCGTCCATTGCGCGCTGGAGGTCCTTGCCGGAGTAG
- the pruA gene encoding L-glutamate gamma-semialdehyde dehydrogenase, with amino-acid sequence MSTPASTIPEKTPAAAAAPRATSPLQAAFAGTRRVPPPVNDPNRSYAPGTPERAELKARLKQMSAEKIDIPIIIGGREIRTGRTSQSVMPHDHRHVLAEYHLAGPEHVEQAVAAAAEAHREWSSWPWEERAAVLLRAAELLATTWRPTLNAATMLGQSKTAFQAEIDAASEMVDFWRFNPYYAQELYTEQPVSSHAMWNQLEYRPLEGFVYAITPFNFTSIGGNLPTAPALMGNTVVWKPASSAMLSAYYIMRLLEAAGMPPGVINFVPGQASQITSALLDSPSLAGVHFTGSTEVFNSMWKRIGENVGRYRSYPRIVGETGGKDFIVAHPSADPVEVAVAMARGAFEYQGQKCSAASRVYVPKSLWDEVRDRTIAMMQDMKMGDIADFRNFVGAVIDKKAFASISGYLEDARKNAKILQGGRADDRTGYFIEPTLIQTEDPGYRCLCEEIFGPVLTAYVYADEKWEETLQVVDRTSPYALTGAVFAKDRRAVLQAMSALRNAAGNFYINDKPTGAVVGQQPFGGARASGTNDKAGSKLNLVRWVSARTVKETFSPPRDYRYPFMSEE; translated from the coding sequence ATGTCCACACCAGCTTCCACGATTCCTGAGAAGACGCCGGCGGCGGCCGCCGCCCCGCGCGCGACGTCTCCGCTGCAGGCGGCGTTCGCCGGCACACGCCGGGTGCCGCCGCCAGTCAACGACCCGAATAGATCGTATGCCCCCGGCACGCCGGAGCGAGCCGAGCTGAAGGCACGACTCAAGCAGATGTCGGCAGAGAAGATCGACATCCCGATCATCATCGGCGGCCGCGAGATCCGCACCGGCCGCACGAGCCAGTCGGTGATGCCGCACGACCATCGCCACGTGCTTGCCGAGTACCACCTCGCCGGCCCGGAACACGTCGAGCAGGCCGTCGCCGCGGCGGCAGAAGCGCATCGCGAGTGGTCAAGCTGGCCGTGGGAGGAGCGGGCGGCCGTTCTGCTGCGCGCCGCCGAACTGCTCGCCACGACCTGGCGTCCCACGCTCAACGCGGCGACGATGCTCGGCCAGTCCAAGACGGCATTCCAGGCCGAGATCGACGCGGCATCGGAAATGGTGGACTTCTGGCGCTTCAATCCGTACTACGCGCAGGAGCTGTACACCGAGCAGCCGGTGAGCAGCCACGCCATGTGGAATCAGCTCGAGTACCGCCCGCTCGAGGGGTTCGTCTACGCGATTACGCCGTTCAACTTCACGTCGATCGGCGGCAACCTTCCGACGGCGCCTGCCCTGATGGGCAACACCGTGGTCTGGAAGCCGGCGTCGAGCGCGATGTTGAGCGCCTACTACATCATGCGGCTGCTCGAAGCGGCCGGGATGCCTCCGGGCGTCATCAACTTCGTCCCGGGCCAGGCCTCGCAGATTACCAGCGCGCTGCTCGACTCTCCCTCGCTTGCCGGCGTGCATTTCACCGGCAGCACGGAAGTGTTCAACAGCATGTGGAAGAGGATCGGCGAGAACGTCGGGCGCTACCGCTCGTATCCGCGCATCGTCGGCGAGACCGGCGGCAAGGACTTCATCGTCGCACACCCGTCGGCGGATCCAGTGGAGGTGGCGGTCGCGATGGCGCGCGGCGCGTTCGAGTACCAGGGGCAGAAGTGCTCCGCCGCGAGCCGCGTGTACGTCCCGAAATCGCTCTGGGACGAGGTGCGCGACCGCACGATCGCGATGATGCAGGACATGAAGATGGGCGACATCGCCGACTTCCGTAACTTCGTCGGGGCGGTGATCGACAAGAAGGCGTTCGCGAGCATCAGTGGATACCTGGAGGACGCGAGGAAGAACGCGAAGATCCTGCAGGGGGGCAGGGCGGACGACCGGACGGGGTACTTCATCGAGCCGACGCTCATCCAGACCGAGGATCCCGGCTACCGTTGCCTCTGCGAGGAGATTTTCGGGCCCGTGCTCACGGCCTATGTCTATGCCGATGAGAAGTGGGAAGAGACGCTGCAGGTCGTCGATCGCACGTCTCCCTACGCGCTGACCGGCGCGGTGTTCGCCAAGGACCGTCGCGCGGTGCTGCAGGCGATGAGCGCCCTGCGCAACGCGGCCGGCAACTTCTATATCAACGACAAGCCCACGGGCGCCGTCGTCGGCCAGCAGCCGTTTGGTGGCGCGCGCGCGTCGGGCACGAACGACAAGGCGGGATCGAAGCTGAATCTGGTTCGCTGGGTCAGCGCGCGCACGGTCAAGGAGACGTTCTCGCCGCCGCGGGACTATCGGTATCCGTTTATGAGCGAAGAATAG
- a CDS encoding TetR/AcrR family transcriptional regulator produces the protein MTQPSPHPPPFSSRSSHERILRAATHLFATHGFSHTSTAQVAREAGTSESQLIKHFGSKEGLLDAIFEETWRRLNVEIGTLVLAAESPVQAVRTLMRFVLARFDEQPDLKRLMLFEGRRVRAHGLGVSAGFRQFVDRLDSLLRQARRRGELRQALPVAVVRSSLIGAFEGLARDRVLAKDSGYPASYSGKDLQRAMDAMIDTFISSPNASTIHRSNA, from the coding sequence ATGACACAGCCCTCCCCCCATCCTCCTCCGTTCTCCAGCCGGTCCAGCCACGAGCGCATCCTGCGCGCGGCGACGCACCTGTTCGCGACGCACGGGTTCTCGCATACCTCCACCGCGCAGGTCGCCCGCGAGGCCGGGACGTCGGAGTCACAGCTCATCAAGCACTTCGGGAGCAAGGAGGGGCTGCTCGACGCGATTTTCGAAGAGACCTGGCGGCGCCTCAACGTCGAGATCGGGACGCTCGTCCTCGCGGCCGAATCCCCGGTGCAGGCCGTCCGCACCCTCATGCGGTTCGTGCTGGCGCGGTTCGACGAGCAGCCCGACTTGAAGCGGCTGATGCTTTTCGAGGGCAGGCGCGTGCGCGCGCACGGGTTGGGCGTCAGCGCCGGATTCCGCCAGTTCGTCGATCGGCTGGATTCGCTCCTCCGACAGGCTCGCCGGCGTGGCGAGCTGCGCCAGGCGCTGCCCGTGGCGGTCGTCCGGTCCTCCCTCATCGGCGCGTTCGAGGGCCTCGCACGCGATCGCGTGCTCGCCAAGGACAGCGGATATCCCGCGTCCTACTCCGGCAAGGACCTCCAGCGCGCAATGGACGCGATGATCGACACGTTCATTTCATCGCCCAACGCCTCAACGATCCACCGGTCGAACGCGTAG
- a CDS encoding NAD(P)/FAD-dependent oxidoreductase: protein MKYDAIVIGGGHNGLITAAYLARAGRKVVVLERRHVLGGAAVTEEVFPGFKFSVCSYVVSLLRPEIIRELDLPRHGFELLPLDGTFTPMPNGDYLWRMNDHARTRREIARHSRLDAEAYEEYGKAMIEQGRFVKPVLGMTPPDPTSPGFRGARALAGLLNRFRGLSYEDRYNQVQLMTMSAVDFLDQWFETDVLKATMSASGIIGTFLGVRSPGTAYVLLHHYMGEIDGAFRAWGLSRGGTGAVSLAIAAAAREAGAEIRTEAPVSTIIVRNRRATGVALENGDELHAGMVASSVDPRRTFFGLVGERELPAEFADDVRRYKYRGSSGKVNLALDALPSFTAMPGEGPHLRGAVSISPSVDYMERAYDDAKYGRYSRKPYVDIVIPSLTDPSVAPPGKHVMSCFVQYAPYHLKEGTWDEKREEFGDAVVNAIAEHAPNFKDIILHRQVLTPLDMEREFGLTEGNIFQGELSLEQLFFLRPAPGWAHYTTPIRNLYICGSGAHPGGGIMGAPGRNAAMAMLGRR, encoded by the coding sequence ATGAAGTACGACGCGATCGTCATCGGCGGCGGCCACAACGGTCTCATCACGGCGGCGTACCTCGCGCGTGCCGGACGGAAGGTCGTCGTGCTCGAACGGCGTCACGTGCTCGGCGGTGCGGCCGTCACGGAAGAAGTCTTCCCCGGCTTCAAATTCTCCGTCTGCTCGTACGTCGTCTCGTTGCTGCGGCCTGAGATCATCAGGGAGCTGGATCTGCCGCGCCACGGCTTCGAGCTGTTGCCGCTGGACGGGACGTTCACCCCCATGCCGAACGGCGACTACCTGTGGCGCATGAACGATCACGCGCGGACGCGCCGCGAGATCGCCCGCCACTCGCGTCTCGATGCCGAAGCCTACGAGGAATACGGCAAGGCGATGATCGAGCAGGGGCGGTTCGTCAAGCCGGTCCTCGGCATGACGCCGCCCGATCCGACATCTCCCGGCTTTCGAGGCGCCCGCGCGCTGGCCGGACTGCTGAACCGCTTTCGCGGGCTGTCGTACGAGGACCGGTACAACCAGGTCCAGCTGATGACGATGAGCGCCGTCGATTTCCTCGACCAGTGGTTCGAGACCGACGTGCTGAAGGCCACGATGTCGGCGTCGGGCATCATCGGGACGTTTCTCGGCGTGCGCTCGCCGGGCACGGCGTACGTGCTGCTGCACCACTACATGGGGGAGATCGACGGCGCCTTCCGTGCGTGGGGGCTGTCGCGCGGCGGAACCGGCGCCGTGTCGCTGGCGATTGCCGCCGCGGCGCGTGAGGCCGGCGCCGAAATCCGCACCGAGGCCCCCGTGTCGACGATCATCGTCCGCAACCGTCGCGCCACCGGCGTCGCGCTCGAGAACGGAGACGAGCTTCACGCGGGCATGGTCGCGTCCAGCGTGGATCCGAGGCGCACCTTCTTCGGGCTGGTCGGCGAGCGCGAGCTGCCGGCCGAATTCGCCGATGACGTGCGGCGTTACAAGTACCGCGGATCATCGGGCAAGGTGAACCTCGCGCTCGACGCGCTTCCGAGCTTCACCGCGATGCCCGGCGAAGGACCGCACCTGCGCGGAGCTGTGTCGATCTCGCCAAGCGTCGACTACATGGAACGCGCGTACGACGACGCGAAGTACGGGCGCTATTCGCGCAAGCCGTACGTGGACATCGTCATTCCGAGCCTGACGGATCCCTCCGTGGCGCCCCCAGGAAAGCACGTGATGTCCTGCTTCGTGCAGTACGCGCCGTACCACCTGAAGGAAGGCACTTGGGACGAGAAGCGCGAGGAGTTCGGCGACGCGGTGGTCAACGCGATCGCCGAGCACGCGCCGAATTTCAAGGACATCATCCTGCACCGCCAGGTGCTCACGCCGCTCGACATGGAACGCGAGTTCGGCCTGACCGAAGGCAACATCTTCCAGGGGGAGCTCTCGCTCGAACAGCTGTTCTTCCTGCGCCCGGCCCCCGGCTGGGCGCACTACACGACGCCCATCAGGAACTTGTACATTTGCGGCTCCGGTGCCCACCCCGGCGGAGGCATCATGGGCGCGCCGGGACGCAACGCGGCGATGGCGATGCTGGGTAGGAGGTGA
- a CDS encoding aminomethyl transferase family protein — MPVGTAFHERTLPLCESLNYREWSGYYAVSAYESHHEHEYNAIRNAAALIDITPLYKYIVTGRDATRLVDRVITRDARKMAVGQVYYTPWCDERGKVIDDGTVSRLEEQRYRWTAADPSLRWFSRNAVGLDVQIEDISEEVAALALQGPTSAGVLRAVAEADIESLKYFRVTRGRIAGVPVDISRTGYTGDLGYEIWVAWADALKVWDALMRAGRAFEIRPAGMLALDVARIEAGLLLIEVDFFSCRKAMIPAQMYTPFEMGFERLVALDKAPFVGQAAIAAEQASGTARRIVGLELNWSEVEAIHEKVGLPPAVSSIASRVAVPVMAGGRQVGKATSTTWSPVLKKMIALATIDAAHAREGARAEVEVTVEAVRHLVGARIVKTPFYNPPRKTRTPPGH, encoded by the coding sequence ATGCCCGTCGGCACCGCCTTCCACGAACGCACGCTGCCGCTCTGCGAGAGCCTCAACTATCGGGAGTGGTCCGGGTATTACGCGGTCAGCGCGTACGAATCGCACCACGAGCACGAATACAACGCAATCCGCAACGCGGCGGCGCTGATCGATATCACGCCGCTCTACAAGTACATCGTCACCGGCCGCGACGCCACGCGCCTGGTGGACCGCGTGATCACGCGCGACGCGCGCAAGATGGCCGTCGGCCAGGTGTACTACACGCCGTGGTGCGACGAGCGCGGCAAGGTCATCGACGACGGGACGGTGTCGAGGCTGGAGGAGCAGCGCTATCGCTGGACGGCAGCGGACCCGAGCCTCCGCTGGTTTTCCCGGAACGCCGTCGGCCTCGACGTGCAGATCGAAGACATCTCCGAGGAAGTCGCCGCGCTCGCGCTCCAGGGCCCGACGTCGGCGGGCGTGCTGCGCGCGGTGGCCGAGGCCGACATCGAGTCCCTCAAGTACTTCCGCGTGACCAGGGGGCGCATTGCCGGCGTGCCGGTGGACATCTCGCGGACCGGCTACACGGGAGACCTCGGCTACGAGATCTGGGTCGCGTGGGCCGACGCGCTGAAGGTGTGGGACGCCCTCATGCGCGCGGGGCGCGCCTTCGAGATCCGCCCGGCGGGCATGCTGGCGCTCGATGTCGCCCGCATCGAAGCGGGGCTGCTGCTGATCGAGGTGGACTTCTTCAGCTGCCGAAAGGCGATGATCCCCGCCCAGATGTACACGCCTTTCGAGATGGGTTTCGAGCGGCTCGTGGCGCTCGACAAGGCGCCGTTCGTCGGACAGGCGGCGATTGCCGCCGAACAGGCGAGCGGCACGGCGCGCCGGATCGTCGGGCTGGAACTGAACTGGTCCGAGGTCGAGGCGATCCACGAGAAGGTGGGCCTCCCGCCCGCCGTTTCGTCGATCGCCTCGCGTGTCGCGGTGCCGGTGATGGCCGGCGGCCGTCAGGTCGGCAAGGCGACGTCGACGACCTGGTCGCCCGTGCTGAAGAAGATGATCGCGCTGGCGACGATCGACGCGGCGCACGCGCGCGAAGGAGCGCGCGCCGAGGTCGAGGTGACCGTGGAAGCGGTGCGACACCTCGTCGGCGCGCGCATTGTGAAGACGCCGTTCTACAACCCGCCGCGGAAGACCCGCACGCCGCCGGGCCACTAG